In a single window of the Eshraghiella crossota genome:
- a CDS encoding GNAT family N-acetyltransferase, producing the protein MSDLIELKLITREDAECLHKLQIEAFMPLYEKYQDDATSPAKESLETITKKIVDDNSDFYFILFNGEKAGAVRVKWHKGQKVHKNVNWISPIFVIPKLQNKGVASNVIKQLFDIYPNTIEWWLSTIKQEEKNCHLYEKCGFIRTGDEIVVNENMTLVFYVKSYIEVRRFKEKDAKEVRNLIVRNFLEINSKDYGISAMEKLAKVYNVEKVLNVASYAHMYVFEFDGKIVGTGSISSFWGSETESILLSIFVLPEFHGKGVGRKIINTLETDEFYVRASRIEIPASITAMEFYRKFGYDYKNGVKELDDEHHYRLEKFKAAGLK; encoded by the coding sequence ATGAGTGATTTAATTGAACTTAAACTGATAACAAGAGAAGATGCTGAATGTCTGCATAAACTGCAGATAGAAGCGTTTATGCCCTTATATGAAAAATATCAGGATGATGCTACAAGTCCGGCGAAAGAAAGTCTTGAAACAATAACGAAGAAGATAGTTGATGATAATTCGGATTTCTATTTCATTTTGTTTAATGGTGAGAAAGCTGGAGCTGTAAGAGTTAAATGGCATAAAGGGCAAAAAGTACACAAGAATGTAAATTGGATATCTCCTATTTTTGTTATTCCAAAGCTTCAAAATAAAGGAGTTGCCAGTAACGTAATCAAACAATTATTTGATATTTATCCGAACACAATAGAATGGTGGTTGTCTACTATCAAGCAGGAAGAGAAAAATTGCCATTTGTATGAAAAATGTGGATTTATTCGAACTGGAGATGAAATAGTTGTAAATGAAAATATGACATTAGTATTTTATGTAAAGAGTTATATTGAGGTAAGGAGATTTAAGGAAAAGGATGCCAAGGAGGTTAGAAATCTTATTGTCAGGAATTTCTTAGAGATTAACAGTAAAGATTATGGCATATCAGCAATGGAGAAACTTGCAAAGGTTTACAATGTGGAAAAGGTTTTGAATGTGGCAAGTTATGCGCATATGTACGTCTTTGAATTTGATGGAAAAATAGTTGGAACAGGTTCTATCTCAAGTTTTTGGGGAAGTGAAACAGAAAGTATACTTTTGTCCATTTTTGTCCTCCCGGAATTTCATGGAAAGGGTGTTGGAAGAAAAATCATAAATACATTAGAAACGGATGAATTTTATGTAAGAGCAAGCAGAATTGAGATACCAGCATCTATTACAGCAATGGAATTTTATAGAAAATTTGGATATGATTACAAAAATGGTGTTAAGGAATTGGATGATGAACACCATTACAGATTGGAAAAGTTTAAGGCGGCAGGGTTGAAATAA
- a CDS encoding SIR2 family protein, which produces MGYREIIEEDNLDAIMERNVLYLDQIAGQMKQGDISVFAGAGLSVASGYVDWKKLLEPISKQLRLNANIDLTEIAQYYKNKYERQGLNSLVFNEFDKVPKNNENVNWLAKMPISEFWTTNYDDVIEQSVKKEGKNVQVIVKQEDFKYHKAGREVTIYKMHGDKDSPDDVVLTKEDYQNYDSTRGVFTKLLSVELIRRTFLFIGFSFNDPNMERILSIAKQSLKGKSPQTHYCFMRKIQLTDYLDEKNKLNHENIKKYIQDKNYQELRINAMAKYGILTILVNDYEEITLMLRYLYNNYITNNVFVSGGINPENLSDYGNFDMERDTNSNLGPAENFLTLLGKALIDNNFHIYTGFGAGVGNYILSGVLLSDKNKYTNTGIINNEIHISSLVEVDNLTKKRIREKMIGQCSSSIIVFGYGNEDSGTYGEYEIAEKAGKYIVPIKKTGFAAENIYEKLKKQEKIGEMVFLEEESKMNNMVQGIVRLLVEHKEKKENELREKMFSGIALSGIKVFISYHYQCDNKVAKEITNIVNKDRTSLFTVLQEQVKKNDSESIKRWVDEEIKKTRFTILLISKETFEREYVSYEITKSRENGNTIIPILIDNEENAFSEKDIETLSKKLPKTNCKRIRRWIKDCGKENVLQWLNDALGV; this is translated from the coding sequence ATGGGATATAGAGAGATAATAGAAGAAGACAATTTGGATGCAATAATGGAGCGGAATGTATTGTATTTGGATCAAATAGCAGGACAGATGAAGCAGGGAGATATTTCTGTATTTGCAGGAGCGGGTTTGTCAGTTGCGTCAGGATATGTGGATTGGAAAAAATTATTAGAACCAATTAGCAAGCAATTAAGATTAAATGCTAATATAGATTTAACTGAAATTGCGCAGTATTATAAAAATAAGTATGAAAGGCAAGGATTAAATTCACTTGTTTTTAATGAGTTTGATAAAGTGCCTAAAAATAATGAAAATGTTAATTGGCTTGCAAAAATGCCAATTTCAGAATTTTGGACAACGAACTATGATGATGTTATAGAGCAATCAGTGAAAAAGGAAGGAAAGAATGTTCAGGTTATAGTAAAGCAAGAGGATTTTAAGTATCATAAGGCGGGGCGAGAAGTAACTATATATAAAATGCATGGAGACAAAGATTCACCAGATGATGTTGTTTTGACAAAAGAGGATTATCAAAACTATGACTCAACAAGAGGGGTGTTTACAAAATTACTTTCGGTAGAGTTGATTAGGAGAACGTTTCTTTTTATTGGCTTTAGTTTTAATGATCCTAATATGGAAAGAATATTGAGTATTGCCAAGCAATCATTAAAAGGGAAATCTCCGCAGACGCATTATTGCTTTATGCGTAAAATACAATTGACAGACTATTTAGATGAGAAAAATAAACTTAATCATGAGAATATTAAAAAGTATATCCAAGATAAGAATTATCAAGAACTTAGAATAAATGCGATGGCTAAATATGGCATATTAACAATTTTGGTAAATGATTATGAGGAAATTACTTTAATGTTGCGGTATTTATATAATAATTATATTACAAACAATGTATTTGTGTCAGGAGGGATAAATCCAGAAAATCTATCAGATTATGGGAATTTTGATATGGAGCGAGATACAAATTCCAATTTGGGCCCAGCGGAAAATTTTCTTACATTGTTGGGTAAAGCATTAATAGATAATAATTTTCATATTTACACAGGATTTGGTGCAGGAGTTGGAAATTATATATTGTCAGGAGTATTATTAAGCGACAAAAATAAGTATACTAATACAGGAATTATAAACAATGAGATACATATAAGTAGTTTAGTGGAAGTTGATAATTTAACAAAAAAAAGAATTCGAGAAAAAATGATTGGGCAATGTAGTAGTTCAATAATAGTGTTTGGTTATGGAAACGAGGATTCTGGTACTTATGGAGAATATGAAATTGCTGAAAAAGCAGGAAAATATATAGTACCTATTAAAAAGACAGGATTTGCAGCTGAAAACATATATGAGAAGTTGAAAAAGCAGGAAAAAATTGGTGAAATGGTTTTCTTGGAAGAAGAAAGCAAGATGAATAATATGGTTCAAGGAATTGTACGGCTTTTAGTTGAACACAAAGAAAAAAAAGAAAATGAATTAAGGGAGAAAATGTTTTCGGGAATTGCTCTTTCAGGAATAAAAGTTTTTATAAGTTATCATTACCAATGTGATAATAAAGTTGCTAAAGAAATTACCAATATTGTAAATAAGGATAGGACGAGTTTGTTTACTGTATTGCAGGAACAAGTAAAGAAAAATGATTCAGAGAGTATAAAAAGGTGGGTGGATGAAGAAATAAAGAAAACTAGGTTTACTATACTGCTTATAAGTAAGGAAACTTTTGAAAGAGAATATGTATCTTATGAGATAACAAAAAGTAGAGAAAATGGTAATACGATAATTCCTATTTTAATTGATAATGAGGAGAATGCTTTTAGCGAAAAAGATATTGAGACTCTATCGAAAAAATTGCCAAAAACAAATTGTAAAAGAATTAGAAGGTGGATTAAAGATTGTGGAAAAGAGAATGTTTTACAATGGTTGAATGATGCGTTAGGGGTATGA
- a CDS encoding ATP-binding protein codes for MNLESIGKKIDDIDVTISSRIIELFSAGLYSSPNKAFEELICNSYDAFASKVAVYSPDDPTVSNAYIWVCDNGEGLDAGELKQLWKIGESLKRKDKDRDKKRLQIGQFGIGKLSTYILARKLTYISKKYERYILATMDYNLINNDVNGIKIDEREITEDEAKQIVNEYIKSELLNFELFGEKASKTWTISLMTELKPKASEIKLGRLKWLLSTALPLNPGFELKFNGAQVESSKVKTPIMKKWIVGKEDQTLDKIDGAVSRVEKDADGEDKYFVDLQNIHGINGEFILYEDSLVEGKSSNLGRSHGIFLSIRGRLINLDDPLLGMEAFSHGAFNRTRIIINADELDENLTSTREAVRDSVPFTQLKEYIKKKFNNEVRKFYFEQERKLDQEKSVSYRMAQTAYTTSKRPVYNFIQKYYEDKIINPLLIEKPASDKKDELLNLYERDLETGEQVIEKIEYDYKQIEEPIAKLNLLTRTLSINKSHPYVANYLDSNNNPIPLESMVITEVLTESHLYELSLDESMVNEIIKRRDSTLRQLALSDKMGIPSAAMFLKDSLDNPSGLEEAVARVLTVFGFEVTPIGGNGEPDGKAEACLGFNEEGKNKSYSLTYDAKSTAKNKIAAATAHLSGLRRHRETYKADFSLEVAIDYQGSDDEMSAISVEAKNEKVTMMTAKDLIKLLLLITPKQIGLDKLRDLFETCYAPQDVHQWIETVEKMEVEKPPYYELIDIIYDLQKSDSEAPVINIVRYQLKAKMGRNYSTTQVKEWLVLLSNLVPGSVTIDGVYVGVQASAQIIKERVHKAISDIPIGIQPLYDEIFR; via the coding sequence ATGAATCTTGAGTCGATAGGAAAAAAGATTGATGATATAGATGTTACAATTAGCAGCAGAATTATTGAACTCTTTTCGGCGGGGTTGTACTCAAGTCCCAATAAGGCATTTGAAGAATTAATTTGCAATTCATATGATGCTTTTGCTAGTAAAGTCGCTGTCTATAGTCCAGATGACCCTACAGTTTCAAATGCGTATATTTGGGTGTGCGACAATGGAGAGGGGTTGGATGCTGGTGAGTTAAAGCAATTATGGAAGATAGGTGAATCTTTAAAACGAAAGGATAAAGATAGGGATAAAAAGCGTCTGCAAATTGGACAATTTGGAATAGGAAAGTTGTCAACGTATATTTTAGCAAGAAAGCTAACATATATATCAAAAAAGTATGAACGATATATATTAGCAACAATGGACTATAATTTAATAAATAATGATGTTAATGGAATAAAGATTGATGAAAGAGAAATAACCGAAGATGAGGCAAAGCAGATTGTCAATGAGTATATAAAATCTGAATTATTGAACTTTGAGCTGTTTGGCGAAAAGGCTTCAAAAACATGGACGATAAGTTTAATGACCGAACTGAAGCCTAAAGCGTCAGAAATAAAACTTGGAAGATTAAAGTGGCTTTTAAGTACTGCATTACCTTTAAATCCAGGATTTGAATTAAAATTTAATGGTGCACAAGTTGAATCGTCGAAGGTAAAAACTCCGATAATGAAAAAATGGATTGTTGGAAAAGAAGACCAAACATTAGATAAAATAGATGGCGCTGTTAGCCGAGTAGAAAAAGATGCAGATGGAGAAGATAAATATTTTGTAGATTTGCAAAATATACACGGAATTAATGGAGAGTTTATTTTGTATGAGGATTCTTTGGTAGAGGGAAAATCTTCAAATCTGGGAAGAAGCCATGGCATATTTTTGAGTATAAGGGGAAGATTAATAAATCTTGATGATCCTCTTTTGGGCATGGAGGCATTTTCTCATGGTGCTTTTAATAGAACAAGAATTATTATTAATGCTGACGAGTTAGACGAGAATTTAACATCTACTCGAGAAGCCGTAAGAGATTCTGTGCCGTTTACACAGTTAAAAGAATATATTAAGAAGAAGTTTAATAATGAAGTTAGAAAGTTTTATTTTGAGCAAGAGAGGAAGTTAGATCAAGAAAAATCTGTTTCATACAGGATGGCTCAAACAGCTTACACAACCTCAAAGAGACCAGTATATAATTTTATTCAGAAGTATTATGAAGATAAGATAATTAATCCTTTGCTGATTGAAAAGCCTGCTAGTGACAAGAAGGATGAGTTATTAAATTTATATGAAAGAGATTTAGAAACTGGGGAACAGGTTATTGAAAAAATAGAATATGATTATAAGCAGATAGAAGAACCCATAGCAAAGCTGAATTTATTGACAAGAACTTTATCTATTAATAAATCACATCCATATGTTGCAAATTATTTAGATAGTAATAATAATCCAATACCTTTAGAGAGTATGGTAATAACGGAAGTGCTGACAGAATCACATTTATATGAACTTTCGTTAGATGAGAGTATGGTTAATGAAATTATCAAAAGAAGAGATAGTACACTTCGCCAATTAGCATTATCTGATAAAATGGGAATCCCTTCAGCAGCCATGTTTCTAAAAGATTCTTTAGATAATCCTAGCGGTTTGGAGGAGGCAGTTGCGCGCGTACTGACTGTTTTCGGATTTGAAGTAACTCCTATAGGTGGAAATGGTGAGCCTGACGGAAAAGCAGAGGCTTGCTTAGGTTTTAATGAAGAAGGAAAAAATAAAAGTTATTCCTTAACATATGACGCTAAAAGTACGGCAAAAAATAAAATTGCTGCTGCAACGGCACATTTGTCAGGCTTACGTAGGCATAGAGAGACATATAAGGCAGATTTCAGTTTAGAGGTAGCAATTGATTATCAGGGTTCAGATGATGAAATGAGTGCAATTTCCGTTGAGGCTAAGAATGAAAAAGTAACGATGATGACAGCAAAAGATTTAATAAAGCTGTTGCTTTTAATAACACCGAAGCAAATTGGATTGGATAAATTGCGAGATTTATTTGAAACTTGTTATGCCCCACAGGATGTTCATCAATGGATAGAGACTGTGGAGAAAATGGAAGTTGAGAAACCACCATATTATGAGTTGATAGATATAATCTATGATTTGCAGAAAAGTGATTCTGAAGCCCCAGTAATTAATATTGTTAGATATCAATTAAAAGCAAAGATGGGTAGGAATTATTCTACTACTCAAGTTAAAGAATGGTTGGTATTACTTTCGAATTTAGTTCCAGGTAGTGTAACAATTGATGGAGTATATGTTGGAGTACAAGCTAGTGCACAAATTATAAAGGAACGTGTACATAAAGCTATTAGCGATATCCCGATTGGAATACAGCCATTGTATGATGAGATTTTTAGGTGA